The proteins below come from a single Deinococcus radiodurans R1 = ATCC 13939 = DSM 20539 genomic window:
- a CDS encoding YeeE/YedE family protein, whose amino-acid sequence MTDLLDLLRSPWPWWVGGPLIGLTVPLLLWLGNKSFGISSNLRHLCAIALPEAAKPPFFRYDWRAEGWNLAFALGLVLAGAVFGGLLANPQPTHLSAAGVQSLHDLGVAVRPGLVPAELTDLRHPGVWGLLALSGLLIGFGTRYAGGCTSGHAITGLSTLQLPSLIATVSFFAGGIFSANVLLPLLFGALGIGGLK is encoded by the coding sequence ATGACTGACCTGCTCGACCTGCTCCGTTCGCCCTGGCCCTGGTGGGTGGGCGGCCCCCTGATCGGCCTGACGGTGCCGCTGCTGCTGTGGCTGGGCAACAAATCGTTCGGCATTTCCAGCAACCTGCGCCACCTGTGCGCCATTGCGCTGCCCGAGGCGGCCAAGCCGCCATTTTTCCGCTATGACTGGCGGGCCGAAGGGTGGAATCTGGCCTTCGCGCTGGGGTTGGTGCTGGCCGGGGCAGTGTTCGGCGGCCTGCTCGCCAACCCGCAGCCCACGCACCTGAGCGCCGCCGGAGTCCAAAGTCTGCACGACCTCGGCGTGGCGGTGCGGCCCGGTCTGGTGCCCGCTGAACTCACTGACCTGCGTCATCCCGGCGTGTGGGGGCTGCTCGCCCTGAGTGGCCTGCTCATCGGCTTCGGCACCCGCTATGCGGGCGGCTGCACCAGCGGTCACGCGATTACCGGGCTCAGCACCCTGCAACTTCCGAGCCTGATTGCCACCGTCTCCTTTTTCGCCGGGGGCATCTTCAGCGCCAACGTGCTGCTGCCGCTCCTGTTCGGCGCCCTGGGTATCGGAGGGCTGAAATGA